The window GGGTCATTACCATGGATAAGGATAGGATGTTAACCTTCGGCTTCTGAGCAAGTGGGATTcgctaggtgtgtgtgtgagtgtgtgtgtgtgagattgtgtgggtgggagtgtgtgtgtgcgcgcatgctgTGAACATGGTGTATGAGTTGAGAGATTCCGGTCTCTCTGCAGGGTCTCTTCCTGTCCCTCCGTCCCACAGACGACATCACAGcttctctctctcgtctcttcATGAGTCCTTCAGTTCTGTCGGTCTTTCTTCTCATTAATAACTAAACTCCCGCCTATTATCTGTTGTAGTCTAACCCTATTGGACAGCAGCCTGCCAGTGGAGGCGGAGCCTGAGCTGCGAAGCTACATCTCGCGCAGACTGAGTAAAGGAGCCCTGCTGGGTGGCATGGGCAACATCGCTACAGTGGAGCTGAggtagaaaacacacacacacacacacacacacacacacacacacacacacacacacacacacaggtgtttaTTAACTAACCTCCAGATACAAAGGTATCTAGACTGGCATAAAGGCCACGCCCCTTTCACTGATCATGAGTCTCAAGTaccttaaactaaataaatgctGTTTACCTATAGTAACCATAGCAACAAGGtagtctgtttaaaaaaataaataattcattttaaaatcaaatataaaTGAAAGATTTATACAAATGAATTGAATCACATGTGGAAATAATATTCCCGTAACCATAGCAACCAGTACAAATATACTGAGACAGCAGATTTGTAAAGCTGTCCCATGTCTAAGCTCATAAAGTGTACAGAgtctctgtttttttgtgttgatTCTctgaagcgtgtgtgtgtgtttgtgtgtgtgtgtttggcagcCTTCCTGAGCAGGCAGTGGGGTGTTACTGCTGCTTTCTGGAACAGGAGAAATCCCCAGAACAGCCCGAGGCCAACGGGAACGGCTGGGTGGTCTGTCTCCTCGGCGGCTCAGAAAAAGGACTCAACTTATATCCTtaacacacacgtgcacacggACAGGCCGCACCCACTGATGCATTTCCCGTTAAAATCACACGCACGAGGAACTTCTTTAACTCGCTAACGTTCAGAATCGAGCTGGATAAGTACGTCCAGGGTCTCCAGAGCAGCCTGACACCTGAAGTAAGTTATACGTCTGTAATTGCGTAAAGGGAATCTGCGGGATGTCCGTGCTTTAAGACGCGTTCCTGTTTCTCCTCGTCTTAGATGCAGAACCTGGAGTCGGAGGTCCGGCCCTATCTCAGCCGCTGGTACGAGGAGTCGGTGATGCACATCCACAGGGTGGTGCAGCTGGTGCAGGCCAACATCAGCTTCCTGCTGCACGCTGTAAGGAACAAGTCATCatgaagggagagagagaaaagaaggcTGAGATTTTGGGGAGAATGCCACACTGCCTCCTTATGTGTGACTGACAAgttcagaggccacgcctccttacCTGTGACTGACAAGTACAAATGCCACGCCTCCTTATCTTTGACTGACGAGTTCAGTGGTCACACTTCATTACCTGTGACTAAAAAGATCAGAGGTCACGCCTCCTTATTAGAGACTGACAAATACAGAGACCCCGCCTTCACTGGCAGTGACAGGTGCACAGGCCACGCCTACATCACTGAAACAATCAAACACTCAAGCCAGAACCTTGTAGAACCTAgttgcagtgtgttgtgtgtccACTAGAGGGCTCTAAAGTCTCCCGCTCCGAATACGGCTGAGAATCTGTACATATTTCTGTCTTTGATATAACGTCTCTCTAATGTCACTCATCTCTGCAGGCTTTGAGTCACACCCATGTTGAGGTGACAGGAGCAGATGAGAGGACCAAGACAGACGTGGCGAGGTGTGTCAGTTTAcccgaaacacacacaaaccctgaTTTAAACATTCCATTCTTCAGATTCTCTCTACTACTCACTCAGTTCTCTGTAACTGCAGATAgcagagtagtgtgtgtgtgtgtatatatatatatatatatagttcttcTTGTTTGCCAATGGAGGTGTTACTGGTTTTTCAGGTTCGTCAAAGCTGCGAGTCTTCAGGGTCTGGTGCAGGAGGACCCGAACACCGTGTCTCTGTGTAAAGCCATCTCTGAGGCCTCGCACTCGGACCTGCTGATCGACTGCTCGAGCGCAGAGACCACGTTCAACAACGCAGGTTACCGAAGTGGAATGATACgatcccatctctctctctctctctccctctttctcacacacacacacacacacacacatgcacacttaaGCACATGGAAAAAGTGACACAGtgtttaatgtgtaaaaaaaagccCATACGGTTTATAAACATCCGTCATTAAATGTGTTCAGTGACGAACCGGTTCTGTGACGAGTGGATCCAGGCGTTTGTGAACGCAGCTGAGCGCTTTAACCCGTTTCTTCTGCGCCAGATCCTGGAGAACTTCAAgctaaaggtgtgtgtgtgtgtgtgtgatacactGTGTGTAGTATTTGTTATATGACGTTGTTATGTTCTGATGATTGGCACTGATTTAGTTCATTTATCATTAATTGTTCGTAATGTCGCCAgtgaaggtcatgtgacctctgtatatgtttattagtGTTATATAAACCGGTTGACTTATTAGGGATAGACAGTAGATAGAAAAAGCATGAAAAGCGAaacattcatcatttatttaataaaaatgtttttccatCACATCACATTTAATCACTTAACCCTCACAGCTTGCACTTATTTATACATATCCAATATCAGCAGTGTAACATATGTCAATACAAGTTCTATAGAATATATAACCTAACAGAAAAgttattacataaataaataaacattaataaaaataaaaatatctgcCCAAATCCCCTGCAGTGTGATAACATGTAATGACACTTTTCCACCACTAGGTGGATGATATCATGAGCCATTTGTTCTAGAGTTACTGGACGATGTTATTAGAGAGCACTGGACCGTTTAACCGCGATGTCTCGGCGGAGAGGTGCATTAAAATGAAGTGGTGTGTACTGGGTTGAGTTACTGGCTTGAGTTACGCCGTGCGACTCCTGCTGATCTAAAGGTCAACATGGTTGTTATGGTAACGCCGTTCAGATGTCatgtgcttttgtgtgtgtgtgtgtgtgcgtttgaaAAACAGGCCATCCAGGACATGAACAACCTGAAACGCTTCATCCGTCAGGCGGAAATGAGTCACTACGCCTTGTTCCGCTGCTGCCTGTTCCTGCAGAGCTGCGGGAAcggagacgtgctgctgcagaACGCTCGAGCGGAACACAGCGGCCTTCCCGAAGCCTGCAGCATCATCCGTGTGCTGGAGGAGTTCCTCAGCGAGCAGGCTGCGATCACGGCGCAGTGACGGATCAACACATTACTACACACAAGCTCCATTTACATTCAGATTCCTTTACATTCCTCTCCGCGTGTGATCAGGAGGCGGGCTCGCGCTCGGGGATAATGCTGACGGTGCAGTGAGCGGACGTGGCCTGCAGGGGGCAGAGTGTAAATGAAATCTAATTAATTTACTGTCACATGGTCTAATCCTCAATTGTGAATCCCGCTGCTCCAGGACGAGTGTCGTGCAGTTTGGTCTGGTGTACGCGCCCGTGTCTGATTATACACGCCTCTGATCATATCATCGCTTCCTCTTAACactaataaaacagaaaatcgTAAAGTGCAATCTTCCTCTCAGCATAATCACTGACCATGAGCTAATGATtcatcatgtctgtgtttcGACTGTTTTAATCATGAActctaatcatcatcatcatcatcatcatcacacaacTGACTCTGCTCCGTATAGTGAATTTAATCGCAACCACACTACTCAAGAAGTGAAatgaaatgttgttttttttgcattaaattgaTTTCATtgcattgttgttttttgtttgtttgttttaatgcgACAATCTTATCTGTGTTTCAATGAACTGAAACGTGactaaatgtgaataaatacagtggtgtgaaaaactatttgcccccttcctgatttcttattcttttgcctgtttgtcacacttaaatgtttctgatcatcaaacacatttaactattagtcaaagataacacaagtaaacacaaaatgcagtttttaaatgatggtttttattatttagggagaaaaaaaatccaaacttacatggccctgtgtgaaaaagtaattgccccctgaacctaataactgattgggccacccttagcagcaataactgcaatcaagtgtttgcgataacttgcaacgagtcttttacagcgctctggaggaattttggcccactcatctttgcagaattgttgtaattcagctttatttgagggttttctagcatgaaccgcctttttaaggtcatgccacaacatctcaataggattcaggtcaggactttgactgggccactccaaagtcttcattttgtttttcttcagccattcagaggtggatttgctggtgtgttttgggtcattgtcctgctgcagcacccaagatcgcttcagcttgagttgacgaacagatggccggacattctccttcaggattttttggtagacagtagaattcatggttccatctatcacagcaagccttccaggtcctgaagcagcaaaacaaccccagaccatcacactaccaccaccatagtttactgttggtatggtgttctttttctgaaatgctgtgttacttttacgccagatgtaacgggacacgcaccttccaaaaagttcaacttttgtctcgtcggtccacaaggtattttcccaaaagtcttggcaatcattgagatgttttttagcaaaattgagacgagccttgatgttctttttgcttaagtggtttgcgccttggaaatctgccatgcaggccgtttttgcccagtctctttcttatggtggagtcgtgaacactgaccttaattgaggcaagtgaggcctgcagttctttagatgttgtcctggggtcttttgtggcctctcagatgagttgtctctgcgctcttggggtaattttggtcggctggccactcctgggaaggttcaccactgttccatgtttttgccatttgtggataatggctctcactgtggttcgctggagtcccaaggctttggaaatggctttataacctttaccagactgatagatctcaattacttttgttctcatttttttctgaatttctttggatcttggcatgatgtctagcttttgaggtgcttttggtctacttctctgtgtcaggtagctcctatttaagtgattttttgattgaaacaggtgtggcagtaatcaggcctgggggtgactacagaaattgaactcaggtgtgataaaccacagttaagttattttttaacaagggggggcaattactttttcacacagggccatgtagatttggaggtttttttctcccttaataacataatcttcatttaaaaactgcattttgtgttcaattatgttatctttgactaatagttaacggtttttgatgagcagaaacatttaagtgtgacaaacatgcaaaagaataagaaatcaggaaatagtttttcacaccactgtatatgtgaaACTATTTTATGTGAAAtgatgctttatatatatatatatatatatatatatatatatatatatatatatatatatatatatatatttacacacacacacaaatgtttaaatttaaaacaatttatgtGAGTAGGAAACTCAACTTATTTGAAATGAATACAGGAGCACTACAGATCATCCTGAACCCTCAACCTCTTACGTTCTGAACCTGAACCATTTCCAGCTTAATTACTCGTTCATTTATCACAACAACAAAATCATAGACTTTATaccttatttacatttacatttaggcatttggcagacgttcttatccagagcgacttacaaaaagtgctttaaagtttacatcactggatacatacttacactgggttaactaggttaataactaagtgccgttagtccaacacaactgggaagagggtttttaattttttttcttataatcatCCTGTGTCTCTCTAACTAGAGCACTTACACTATTTGACCACTAAAGGACAGTGTGTGTCTCCAACACATCCATCCTCATGTTCATCATCGACCAACTGAAAAAAGAGCTGttggtaaattattattattatttttattagacaCCAATTTGGACAGAACTTTGATTAAATTAAGTTTGAATTATTAATAGATTTCGGGGCTCTTGGTGCACCAGGACGAGCGGTGGCTCTGTGGGTGAAGCCTTGAGCGTCAGCGTGTCCTTCAAAAGGGAAGGTACTgtgttttgtgtaatttttatttttttgattaattttttcgAAGTGTTATGAAAGTTTTGCAGAATCTTAATCAGCAGGAGAAGTTTGCAAAATTCAAATATACagttcaaaataaattaaattaaaatatacagttcAAAAAccaccatacacagtatgagatgcagtaaaatgcttaaatttagaAAATTTTGTAATCTAATTACTCTGATCATGTGCTTTTCCTCTAACATTTCATAAGAAGTGATAAACATAAATCAGTAATTACAGTCTACACACATTCTGACTCGTGATCGTGATAGGGGGAACGCGTCACTTTCCAAAAACATTTCAGAGTAAGAAACTATAAATGACCCCTGAAAGTTTAGTCGTGTGGATATTAGATTGATACAGTAGTTTAGTATTTAGTA of the Clarias gariepinus isolate MV-2021 ecotype Netherlands chromosome 16, CGAR_prim_01v2, whole genome shotgun sequence genome contains:
- the c16h17orf75 gene encoding protein Njmu-R1 isoform X2, with the protein product MFTSQTSSFQESIDVEDKDADFDSEELAAYGQKIQQINCYYSIYYYQSASLTLLDSSLPVEAEPELRSYISRRLSKGALLGGMGNIATVELSLPEQAVGCYCCFLEQEKSPEQPEANGNGWVVCLLGGSEKGLNLFRIELDKYVQGLQSSLTPEMQNLESEVRPYLSRWYEESVMHIHRVVQLVQANISFLLHAALSHTHVEVTGADERTKTDVARFVKAASLQGLVQEDPNTVSLCKAISEASHSDLLIDCSSAETTFNNAVTNRFCDEWIQAFVNAAERFNPFLLRQILENFKLKAIQDMNNLKRFIRQAEMSHYALFRCCLFLQSCGNGDVLLQNARAEHSGLPEACSIIRVLEEFLSEQAAITAQ
- the c16h17orf75 gene encoding protein Njmu-R1 isoform X1 → MFTSQTSSFQESIDVEDKDADFDSEELAAYGQKIQQINCYYSIYYYQSARSEPSDESVSWSRKRADSTTSQEDFSLTLLDSSLPVEAEPELRSYISRRLSKGALLGGMGNIATVELSLPEQAVGCYCCFLEQEKSPEQPEANGNGWVVCLLGGSEKGLNLFRIELDKYVQGLQSSLTPEMQNLESEVRPYLSRWYEESVMHIHRVVQLVQANISFLLHAALSHTHVEVTGADERTKTDVARFVKAASLQGLVQEDPNTVSLCKAISEASHSDLLIDCSSAETTFNNAVTNRFCDEWIQAFVNAAERFNPFLLRQILENFKLKAIQDMNNLKRFIRQAEMSHYALFRCCLFLQSCGNGDVLLQNARAEHSGLPEACSIIRVLEEFLSEQAAITAQ